A section of the Babesia microti strain RI chromosome I, complete genome genome encodes:
- a CDS encoding glideosome-associated protein 45 (GAP45) (overlaps_old_locusTagID:BBM_I03100), with protein sequence MGGKCSKESKLQRERDEAEDLSARLADEAKFAEEVNTIREKQEKMRTESQRVAKEEESELETQRSEKSSVRDMVSSSRSSKEIILEKQQSAKREFERMKEEQGRMEGTNLIKLDKVDPSRSVSSARSIEAKRAENSATTGSARLVDSEKTDRSVQKTEEVETLLNMGNVDKTASLIAQKYGCSLGPGHITSECPICSTFDLSDAPLLS encoded by the coding sequence ATGGGTGGAAAATGTAGCAAGGAAAGTAAGTTACAGAGGGAACGCGATGAAGCCGAGGATTTATCAGCCAGGTTGGCAGACGAGGCTAAATTTGCTGAGGAAGTCAATACAATCAGAGAGAAACAGGAGAAAATGAGGACTGAGTCACAAAGGGTGGCTAAAGAGGAGGAGTCCGAACTTGAAACTCAAAGAAGTGAAAAATCTTCCGTACGAGATATGGTGTCCTCAAGTAGGTCATCAAAAGAGATAATACTTGAGAAACAACAATCAGCTAAAAGGGAATTTGAAAGGATGAAGGAGGAGCAGGGGCGTATGGAGGGTACTAACCTAATTAAACTCGACAAAGTTGATCCAAGCAGATCCGTTTCCAGTGCCAGAAGCATTGAGGCCAAGAGGGCAGAGAACAGTGCCACCACGGGCAGTGCCCGCTTGGTTGATAGTGAAAAAACCGATAGATCAGTACAAAAAACTGAGGAGGTAGAGACGTTGTTGAATATGGGCAACGTCGACAAGACAGCATCGTTAATAGCGCAAAAGTATGGGTGTAGTTTGGGGCCCGGCCATATCACTAGCGAATGTCCGATTTGCAGCACATTCGACCTCTCAGATGCCCCTCTTCTCTCATAA
- a CDS encoding hypothetical protein (overlaps_old_locusTagID:BBM_I03090;~overlaps_old_locusTagID:BBM_I03095), producing the protein MPSVVPWRFLLNPLNDSLTFYTTFRQAVVTGVWSNLSVSGRERYLKGASFHLQYRINDLDLETCINCFNSIYHNKIPLYLALKSIVNRCFTLLNTVDISQWQFLELPQQIFEDYTHENDDQMLKHLLVGEIIYKLSSLHGIYDVNASVSSAFDHWLNNFGKINDKRHLLLSIFMCTNANSDSVIMTLTKYIAQLTSESFDNIGDKYLLMYIIAKLSHVNSKSRGKFNIYNFTNYIQDVANISADGINDTIKCLALESISLLRELQINMMDHDSQINKLIATQDNNCSIVENSEYLLQMLVNYNIKSSVLWEKFQESYKKKPIPNLALYLLDSYINYRRKHSYFNESLPLEIADRCLVSIKNGMLSKFTSNSKDSIELFLQMAKKYRQMIKGRIVKVEPCGLYVEIPTNDASAFAIGYVDIATFPNTFEERLDSFFVPENHFHVRITSIPPNYDNKIKCASVVNNQVLMKSSNNLISLEPANLDFDTNAVKKRRNQLKQNNQFNTKKSKEVVFSKGEMVSATTIVCHDSYEWALFKLQCLKTGIEAMKLGVLDTKNIRGDPIEKLRLLRKIEQGQPFRIKVTGTVGPLYSLNYSKIMQ; encoded by the exons ATGCCCTCCGTTGTGCCCTGGAGATTCCTGCTGAACCCCCTGAACGACAGTCTAACATTTTATACAACTTTTAGGCAGGCTGTTGTCACTGGTGTTTGGTCTAATCTCTCCGTTTCGGGGAGGGAACGGTATCTTAAAGGTGCAAGCTTTCACTTGCAATACAGAATCAATGATTTAGACTTGGAAACttgtattaattgtttcaactcaatttatcacaataAGATACCATTATATTTGGCATTAAAATCGATAGTTAACAGGTGTTTTACATTGTTAAATACTGTTGATATATCACAATGgcaatttttggaattGCCTCAGCAAATTTTCGAGGATTACACACATGAGAATGATGATCAAATGCTGAAGCATCTATTGGTGGGGGAAATAATCTACAAACTATCCAGTTTACATGGAATATACGATGTTAATGCTAGTGTATCTAGTGCATTTGATCATtggttaaataattttggtaaaattaatgataagAG GCACTTGTTGTTGTCTATTTTTATGTGTACAAATGCTAATAGTGACAGCGTCATTATGACACTAACTAAATATATCGCCCAATTGACTAGTGAAAgttttgataatattggtGACAAGTACTTGCTAATGTACATTATTGCTAAATTATCTCACGTAAATAGTAAATCCCGtggcaaatttaacatatataaCTTCACTAATTACATTCAAGATGTAGCAAATATATCAGCTGACGGTATCAatgatacaataaaatGCCTTGCGCTAGAATCAATTTCCCTGCTAAGGGAACTTCAAATCAATATGATGGATCATGACAGTCAAATTAACAAGTTAATCGCAACACAGGATAACAATTGTAGTATTGTTGAAAACAGCGAATACTTACTACAAATGCTAGTGAATTACAACATTAAATCTTCAGTGCTTTGGGAG AAATTTCAAGAATCATACAAAAAAAAACCCATACCTAATCTTGCGTTATATCTCCTTGATTCGTACATAAACTATAGAAGAAAACACAGTTATTTTAACGAATCTTTACCGTTAGAAATTGCTGATAGGTGTCTAGTTAGtattaaaaatggcatGTTATCAAAATTCACTAGCAATAGTAAAGATAGTATCGAACTATTCCTGCAAATGGCCAAAAAATATAGGCAAATGATCAAAGGAAGG aTTGTCAAAGTTGAACCATGTGGATTGTATGTCGAAATACCAACCAATGACGCAAGCGCTTTCGCAATTGGTTATGTAGATATAGCCACTTTCCCTAACACTTTTGAGGAAAGATTAGATTCTTTTTTTGTGCCAGAAAACCACTTTCAC GTAAGGATAACTTCTATACCTCCAAATTATGACAACAAAATTAAGTGCGCTAGtgttgtaaataatcaagTGTTGATGAAATCtagtaacaatttgatatctCTAGAGCCGGCAAACCTGGATTTCGACACAAACGCTGTTAAGAAAA GGAGAAATCAACTAaaacaaaataatcaatttaacactaaaaaatcaaaagAGGTAGTGTTTAGCAAAGGTGAGATGGTTAGTGCAACGACAATTGTTTGCCACGACAGCTATGAATGGGCGTTATTCAAACTACAATGTCTAAAAACAGGCATTGAAGCGATGAAACTTGGCGTTTTggatacaaaaaatatcagGGGAGATCCCATTGAA AAATTAAGGCTGCTAAGGAAAATAGAACAGGGCCAGCCATTCAGAATAAAAGTTACAGGGACTGTAGGACCACTGTACTCCCTTAActattcaaaaataatgcaGTGA
- a CDS encoding hypothetical protein (overlaps_old_locusTagID:BBM_I03110) translates to MDVFSNLSNGTPPCTYMKRQIQDSRGRKPAYVCTSADGQYIAILYFPRSSRSIKKSLCHLDKSVSSAMKMKLRSQIIGESTGYENDVPLYTSYNSYLKFITDLDKFDIYDEIEAFSGFCDDSTKADNKSKPHLNDGKKKFLNLKMANNIDYNENYNAYIVIYDTFFMNPVTEIVLDDFTHLTNKTARGISKRIFHTFFIKFVLGDSFLLCFINDTLWIIHNNYLSHNYFLKLTLVPIKAHNSNGGPVSLDTIDLVSVLKNGFKSTTNDLIHDDCTHTGLIGNFIELNNFPLYQCSHEGYTCELIIHYENQFPIRAAFCHTQQAHNRCDKCVHLKCIEFFSPKIELANITSLSCVASAMIVDCKYVYYDENGSTMECDKPWVDYSNGLEFIEHLITMKDGQIILPAQSANQCYDVYKREFFCNILIATILSHNTGLILVLSDLNRNAIATTTIPHSNSNSPFTIKHSHNCSYICCYSQHLLAIIKLQSSANNTKTNANYLMNVIYMVDPSGDDAVGDFVDVAFGGDPQSRWLYISMHRGTTNDILCLYDLKKLDRQSMTQAKEYTRPHIELNLNSTLLPMCIQIVTVPCSNMLLLMPNHQRYITVLTPEYAENWDNTATRNFKRFPIFSTNKEMLQLHFVWEDVQIEPVAKQTTLPSLTRPTFCYHRGCTGIDSHIKYLYALNLELNIRYNQHSSGVPGIYSIWPCMESLLSVSDCCTNAAEIKLPPLRRVRYYGLDCINKFQTECDNCISERFDGSGICTSISRSIYGVTTSLMDEIYSLHKKGLLRSNNWCQSMLFYGNNYLKILNQMLEIMASNSNLFSVEHFNDYGDRLAKLRGFWFARMEDRGIALRKKSASSVPFQSLNRPSTFQILEEYAHLIAEKLDDKRATTSKSDNVEKAAKVARRGTGIADADCQQKRVVRLPNGNLVSSDLLSIIPESKLPFSVLNNASLGARVDSLDELKRGTAEVALGMYYLKMELDEKNVKLPKNLRKLLAFLAQASVAHHTYVNSQHHN, encoded by the coding sequence ATGGATGTGTTCAGTAATCTTTCCAATGGAACTCCTCCTTGTACCTATATGAAGCGACAAATACAAGATTCTAGGGGCAGGAAACCAGCTTACGTATGTACAAGTGCAGATGGGCAATATATTGCAATACTATATTTTCCTAGATCTAGTAGATCGATAAAAAAGTCACTGTGCCACCTCGATAAATCGGTGTCTAGCGCTATGAAAATGAAGCTACGCTCGCAAATCATAGGGGAATCCACAGGTTATGAGAATGATGTTCCCCTGTATACAAGCTACAATTCTTACTTGAAGTTCATAACAGAtcttgataaatttgatatttacGACGAAATAGAGGCTTTTAGTGGTTTTTGTGATGATTCCACTAAAGCAGATAATAAATCTAAACCACATCTCAATGATggcaaaaaaaaatttctaaatttaaaaatggcaaataaTATAGATTATAATGAAAATTACAACGCTtatattgtgatatatGATACCTTCTTTATGAATCCAGTCACTGAAATTGTTTTAGATGATTTTACCCACCTCACAAATAAGACTGCACGGGGTATTTCTAAACGAATATTTCACACATTcttcatcaaatttgtaCTCGGAGACTCTTTCTTACTCTGTTTCATAAATGATACTCTGTGGATAATACATAACAATTACTTATCGCACAATTACTTTCTCAAGTTGACACTGGTGCCTATCAAAGCCCATAACTCAAATGGTGGACCGGTGTCACTGGACACGATTGACTTGGTTTCTGTCTTAAAAAATGGGTTTAAGAGCACcacaaatgatttaatcCATGATGATTGTACACATACTGGATtaattggcaattttatcgagttaaataatttccCTCTTTACCAGTGCAGCCACGAGGGCTACACCTGTGAATTGATTATACACTATGaaaatcaatttccaattaGAGCAGCTTTTTGTCATACACAACAGGCACATAATAGGTGTGATAAGTGTGTGCATTTGAAGtgtattgaatttttttctCCAAAAATTGAACTTGCTAATATTACCAGTTTAAGCTGCGTTGCCAGTGCCATGATCGTTGATTGCAAGTATGTATACTATGATGAAAACGGCTCCACTATGGAGTGTGATAAGCCATGGGTGGATTATTCTAATGGCTTGGAATTTATAGAACACCTAATCACCATGAAAGATGGGCAGATAATTCTTCCAGCACAAAGCGCCAACCAATGTTACGATGTTTACAAAAGggaatttttttgtaacATCCTAATCGCAACTATTCTATCACACAATACGGGTCTCATACTTGTTTTGTCAGATTTAAATCGCAATGCAATAGCGACTACTACCATTCCACACTCGAATTCGAATAGCCCCTTCACAATAAAACACAGTCACAACTGTAGTTACATATGCTGTTATTCGCAACACCTTTTGGCCATTATTAAACTTCAAAGCTCGGCAAATAACACAAAAACAAATGCAAACTATCTCAtgaatgttatatatatggtGGATCCTAGTGGAGATGACGCTGTGGGCGATTTTGTGGACGTGGCCTTCGGTGGAGACCCTCAGTCTAGATGGCTGTACATATCAATGCACCGTGGTACTACCAACGACATTTTGTGTCTATATGACCTGAAGAAACTAGATCGGCAGAGCATGACACAGGCCAAAGAGTATACCAGACCTCACATTGAACTCAACCTCAACAGCACACTATTGCCCATgtgtatacaaattgttacGGTGCCTTGCAGTAACATGTTGCTATTGATGCCTAACCACCAAAGGTATATAACGGTTTTAACGCCCGAATATGCGGAAAACTGGGATAACACTGCAACGCGCAACTTCAAGCGATTCCCCATTTTCTCAACAAACAAAGAAATGCTGCAGTTGCACTTTGTTTGGGAGGATGTACAAATTGAACCTGTGGCTAAACAAACAACTCTACCCAGTCTTACACGACCCACATTTTGTTATCACCGTGGGTGCACTGGGATAGACTCGCACATTAAATATCTCTATGCATTGAATCTTGAGCTTAATATCAGATATAACCAGCATTCCAGCGGCGTTCCTGGTATCTATTCAATTTGGCCATGTATGGAATCTTTGCTTTCTGTTAGCGATTGCTGTACTAATGCTGCAGAGATTAAATTACCCCCGCTAAGGCGAGTTAGGTACTATGGGCTAGATtgtataaacaaatttcaaaCCGAGTGTGATAATTGTATCTCTGAGAGATTTGATGGGTCGGGGATTTGTACTTCTATATCCAGATCGATATATGGCGTGACAACTTCTCTGATGGATGAGATTTATAGTTTGCACAAAAAAGGGTTACTACGTAGTAACAATTGGTGCCAGAGCATGCTTTTCTATGGCAATAACTacctgaaaattttgaatcaGATGTTGGAAATTATGGCAAGCAACAGTAATTTGTTTAGTGTTGAACATTTTAACGACTACGGAGATAGATTGGCTAAGCTTAGGGGATTTTGGTTTGCAAGAATGGAGGATAGGGGTATCGCACTGAGGAAGAAAAGTGCCTCTAGTGTTCCTTTCCAATCGCTAAACCGCCCCAGCACATTCCAAATACTAGAAGAGTATGCTCATCTTATAGCTGAAAAGCTTGATGATAAGCGCGCTACAACATCCAAAAGTGATAACGTTGAGAAGGCTGCAAAGGTTGCAAGGCGAGGGACTGGAATTGCTGATGCCGATTGCCAGCAAAAGAGAGTGGTTAGATTGCCAAATGGAAATTTAGTGTCTAGCGATTTATTATCTATCATTCCTGAAAGTAAGCTACCGTTCTCGGTGTTAAACAATGCTTCACTGGGGGCCAGAGTGGATTCACTTGACGAGTTGAAGAGGGGTACTGCAGAGGTAGCACTTGGGATGTATTATCTTAAAATGGAGTTGGATGAAAAAAATGTCAAGCTGCCTAAGAATCTGCGAAAACTTCTTGCCTTTCTAGCCCAAGCATCTGTAGCGCATCACACATATGTTAACAGCCAACACCACAACTag